A genomic window from Caballeronia sp. SBC1 includes:
- a CDS encoding MFS transporter, which yields MQTSIDKTALGAAPALSPAIPRTAFSVLGAISFAHLLNDMIQSLILAIYPMFKSEFSLSFGQIGLITLTYQITASLLQPLVGLYTDKHPKPYSLPVGMGFTLSGLLLMSMAGSFPVLLVAAALVGCGSSIFHPESSRVARMASGGRHGLAQSVFQVGGNAGSSLGPLLAALVVMPHGQRSIAWFSAAALLAIIVLANIGRWYQRHPAVKKARASAAVSALPRNKVLLAMTVLMLLVFSKYFYLASISSYFTFYLISKFHLPVETAQVHLFWFLAAVAVGTIVGGPVGDKIGRKVVIWVSILGVAPFTLMLPFANLFWTGVLSVVIGLILASAFSAILVYATELIPGKVGMVAGLFFGFAFGMGGIGAAVLGHLADATSIDYVYKVCSFLPLIGVLTILLPNTRDAKEKTVTAKA from the coding sequence ATGCAGACAAGTATCGATAAAACCGCGCTCGGCGCGGCACCCGCCTTGAGCCCTGCCATACCGCGCACAGCCTTCTCCGTGCTCGGCGCGATCAGTTTTGCGCATTTGCTCAACGACATGATCCAGTCGCTGATCCTCGCTATTTATCCAATGTTCAAAAGCGAGTTTTCGTTGTCGTTCGGGCAAATCGGCTTGATTACGCTGACCTACCAGATCACGGCTTCGCTGTTGCAGCCGCTGGTCGGCTTATACACGGACAAACATCCGAAACCGTATTCACTGCCGGTCGGCATGGGCTTTACGTTGTCCGGATTGTTGCTGATGTCGATGGCCGGAAGCTTTCCGGTATTGCTGGTGGCCGCGGCCCTCGTCGGATGCGGATCGTCGATATTCCATCCCGAGTCTTCGCGAGTGGCGCGCATGGCGTCAGGCGGGCGGCACGGACTTGCGCAGTCGGTGTTCCAGGTCGGCGGCAATGCGGGCAGTTCCCTCGGACCCCTGCTGGCCGCGTTGGTCGTGATGCCGCATGGGCAACGCAGCATTGCGTGGTTCTCGGCTGCGGCACTGCTTGCCATCATCGTGCTGGCCAACATTGGCCGCTGGTACCAACGTCACCCGGCAGTGAAGAAGGCGCGTGCATCGGCTGCGGTGTCGGCATTGCCGCGTAATAAGGTCTTGCTCGCCATGACGGTCCTGATGCTGCTTGTCTTCTCGAAGTACTTTTATCTGGCGAGCATCAGCAGCTACTTCACGTTTTATCTCATCAGCAAGTTTCATTTGCCCGTGGAAACCGCGCAGGTGCATTTGTTCTGGTTCCTCGCGGCGGTGGCGGTAGGCACGATCGTGGGCGGTCCCGTGGGCGACAAGATCGGCCGCAAGGTGGTGATCTGGGTATCCATTCTGGGCGTCGCGCCGTTCACCCTGATGTTGCCGTTTGCAAACCTGTTCTGGACCGGCGTGTTGTCAGTGGTGATCGGGCTGATCCTGGCATCGGCGTTCTCGGCCATTTTGGTTTATGCAACTGAACTGATTCCGGGCAAGGTCGGCATGGTGGCGGGATTGTTTTTTGGGTTTGCGTTCGGCATGGGCGGCATTGGCGCAGCAGTCCTTGGCCATCTGGCTGACGCGACGAGCATCGACTATGTCTATAAGGTTTGTTCGTTCCTGCCGCTGATCGGAGTCCTGACGATCCTGCTGCCAAATACCCGGGATGCAAAGGAAAAAACGGTAACGGCAAAAGCGTAA
- a CDS encoding methyl-accepting chemotaxis protein encodes MKPFSLPGNSGAGFIPDGGAKAAARAMAKIAGTSGRSLSVKATLRLAFALLLVGTLVIGVIALTQISRLNGSTESIYREGYVASRDVEELRSAVLRASRSQKMLLTATTAKERDELGADIEHALADIGRGQHNLQNYADPTGDQKRLATSVGAWSTDLRAFVKLVKEQPLDLSQMNWQVGIMDVSLLVATGKLEKLVNALIEQRGAAAKATIDSAAFIYHESFVMVAVLTLVLIVLAFAVGEWVVRRLARQLGGEPVYAMEIASRIAAGDLSNRISIAKRDNTSMLHALSGMQKDLSATVGEIAASAEAIASASSEISQGNVDLSQRTEQQAVALEKTASSMEELTSTVRQNAENAKQASSLAYNASEIAEKGGVVVGRVVATMEQINASAKSIGDIIGVIEGIAFQTNILALNAAVEAARAGEEGRGFAVVAGEVRNLAQRSSAAAKEIKGLIHASVARVSDGSTFAHEAGATMDEVVKAVKRVTDIMGEISAASAEQSSGIEEINLAVTQMDAGTQQNAALVEQAAAAAQSLDDQAHALKQLVGKFQLA; translated from the coding sequence ATGAAACCGTTTTCGCTACCGGGCAATTCCGGCGCTGGATTTATTCCCGACGGGGGCGCCAAGGCCGCCGCCCGGGCGATGGCCAAGATCGCCGGCACGAGCGGCCGGTCGTTGTCTGTCAAGGCAACGCTCCGCCTCGCGTTCGCGTTGTTGCTGGTCGGCACGCTGGTTATCGGCGTGATTGCGCTGACGCAGATCAGCCGTCTCAACGGTTCGACAGAATCCATTTATCGCGAGGGGTATGTCGCCAGCCGGGACGTTGAAGAACTGCGCAGCGCCGTGCTGCGTGCGAGCCGCTCGCAAAAGATGCTGCTTACCGCGACCACCGCGAAGGAGCGCGACGAACTGGGCGCGGACATCGAGCACGCGCTAGCCGATATTGGCCGTGGGCAACATAACCTGCAAAACTACGCGGACCCGACGGGTGACCAGAAGCGCCTGGCGACGTCGGTTGGCGCGTGGAGCACCGACCTGCGTGCCTTCGTCAAACTGGTGAAGGAGCAACCGCTCGATCTGTCGCAGATGAACTGGCAGGTGGGCATCATGGATGTCTCGCTGCTGGTGGCGACGGGCAAGCTGGAAAAGCTCGTGAATGCGCTCATCGAACAGCGTGGCGCGGCGGCGAAGGCGACGATCGATTCGGCGGCTTTCATCTATCACGAGTCGTTTGTGATGGTTGCCGTGCTGACGCTCGTGCTGATCGTGCTGGCGTTCGCGGTGGGCGAATGGGTCGTGCGGCGGCTCGCGAGACAGCTTGGCGGCGAACCGGTCTATGCGATGGAAATCGCGAGCCGGATCGCGGCGGGCGACCTGTCGAACCGCATCTCGATCGCGAAGCGCGACAACACCAGCATGCTGCACGCGCTCTCAGGCATGCAGAAGGATTTATCGGCGACGGTCGGCGAAATCGCGGCCAGCGCGGAAGCGATCGCCTCGGCGTCCAGCGAAATCTCGCAGGGCAACGTGGACTTGTCGCAGCGCACGGAGCAACAGGCCGTCGCGCTGGAAAAGACGGCGTCGAGCATGGAGGAGTTGACGTCCACCGTGCGCCAGAATGCCGAGAACGCGAAGCAGGCGAGTTCGCTGGCTTACAACGCTTCGGAGATTGCGGAGAAGGGCGGCGTGGTGGTCGGACGCGTGGTGGCGACCATGGAGCAGATCAACGCAAGCGCGAAGAGTATTGGCGACATCATCGGGGTAATCGAGGGCATCGCGTTCCAGACGAATATCCTCGCGCTCAATGCAGCCGTTGAAGCGGCGCGGGCTGGTGAAGAAGGGCGCGGGTTCGCAGTAGTCGCAGGCGAAGTGCGGAACCTCGCGCAACGATCGTCGGCGGCAGCGAAGGAGATCAAGGGCTTGATCCACGCGTCGGTGGCGCGTGTTTCCGATGGCTCGACCTTCGCTCACGAAGCCGGCGCGACCATGGACGAGGTCGTGAAGGCGGTCAAACGCGTGACGGACATCATGGGCGAGATTTCGGCGGCGTCGGCGGAGCAAAGCAGCGGTATCGAGGAAATCAATCTCGCCGTCACACAAATGGACGCGGGCACGCAGCAGAACGCGGCGCTGGTTGAGCAGGCCGCGGCCGCGGCTCAGTCGCTGGATGATCAGGCGCACGCGTTGAAACAATTGGTCGGGAAGTTTCAACTCGCGTGA